The Antechinus flavipes isolate AdamAnt ecotype Samford, QLD, Australia chromosome 5, AdamAnt_v2, whole genome shotgun sequence DNA segment ATAATAAAATCTGCATAAAATACACAACTATTAGGGTTCATTGACATATCAATTGACATCATCAGGatttctccaaaaaaaatcatgacaggctagatacaggggtcctcaaattttttaaattgggggccagttcactgtccctcagactgttggagggctggactacaaaaactttgttttgtgggcctttaaataaagaaacttcatagtcctggatgagggggataaatgtcctcaactgccacatctggcccgcaggtcatagtttgaggacccctggacaaTGGaacaaatacattaaataaaatttaacatagaCAAGTGTAAATATTTACATCtgagttcaaaaaatcaactctaTATGAAAAAAGATCCCCCAAATATAAGGTGATGTGTCTAGATAGTAACTCATCTGAAAAAAGACGATGTGGAACTACAGGGGTGTGCTTTGGCAAATGCCACAAGTCAGGTCTTGATTAATTAtattgttgattgtctaaactttAAAAAGGAATGGATTTAATGTTAATAATGCTGGTtcaacttaaaagtatgtcatgcatgcattttttttttcttcagagagcCAATTTTTGAACTTTTGCTGACACATACCCATTTAGGGGATTTAAGTGGTTGAAAAACTCAATATGGATCAACAACATAACATGAAAGTCAGGTAATTAAACATAGTCTTGAACTGTAGTAAGAGAGTCAGAATGTCTAAAATTAAGCCTCTATCCTTGCCAGATCACACCTATAAAGAGATGTTTCAgatgccatattttaggaaggattttGAGAActtaacatttaaagaacaatcaggATGATAAAGGATCTCAAGGTAGCAAGGTGGAACAGTGAACAGAGAGCTGGGTCTGTAGTCAGAAATATTTGACATTAAATCCAAACTTAAGACACTTAAGAAAAtcagtctgtctcagtttcctcatctgtagataACAATAGCATCCATCTCCCAGAATAgttctgaggattaaatgaggtacTTATAAAACACTTAGTACAATACATGGTACATAATAGGTTCAttgtaggtacataataaatgcttgcttcctcATGTTCTTCCTCAAGGTCATGCTGTCTGAGAATCATctaaaagagatggaaagaattaGCTGAGAGATAAGACCTGGAGAAAGCACAATATTATACTCCCTATTACTGTTAATATTGCTAAGTTATTTAGTTGCATCCAACTCTTCAAATACCATGGACTATAATATGCTAATACTGttcatggcaaagataatggattagatcatcatttccttttccaatgaaCTAGGGGAAACAGAGATCAAAtaacatgcccagagtcacacagctagtaagtgtctgggactAGATTTGACCTCAGTTCTTTacgactccaggcccagcactctattcactgagccacccaCCTGCCTCCCTATTTTGTAtgcaattataattttatttcagggATCATTATTTAGGCTTCTATTGCACTCCAGAGGGAGATGGAAAAGGCAAAGATGTAAATTTAGGTTTGAAATAAAGGAAGAACTGTTTAGCACAGGGATATGGAATGGTATATAAGATCTGCAAAATCATTTGATCTAATCCTGCCAAGCCAAGTGCAGGTGGTGATGAGCTTAAGTTCTATAAGTCAATAATTTTGCATGACCTGCAAATGAtgttttaaatatacaaatagcCCTTGGCAAAAAAAAGGTTCCTTATCCCTGGTTTAGCAGATAGTTATCCAAATATGCTGCCTTAAGAGATAGTTCTCCTTCCCTGGAAGTCTTCAGGCCCAGGCTGGATAATCATTTCTCTGGTATGTTGTACATGGGATCCTCATTTGGGAATAGAAAGCCTCTGAAGTCTCAATTCAGAGATTCAATGATCCATAAGACCTTAGCATGATAGTTGGAAAAGGGCCCATAACACTGATCCATTAAAGTACTGTTCTATTCTATATAAAAGATACTTTCTTGAGGCAGTTTGTGTTAAAGGCCATAGCTCTTGTCTTCCTTTGAATTTAACTCAAGCCTTCCTATGCATGATTTCAGACTGTTCTTCATTCCTGGAATACATTTCTTCTACATCTCTCCCTGTCAAAATTTTTTCTTGTAGGACCTAGCTAAGTGTCTGTCACCTCTTCCATAAAGCTCCCCTCTCTCTCCACTTTATGAAAgtgatttcttatttcttaaatttcttacaGATCTTTGCTTAAATCCTTCCTTTACCCTTACATTCTGTTTTACTTGcatctttaataaattttatcttattcacAAGTATCTTATCTTCCAATTGGATTATAAACTCAATGAGGGCAGAGATTGTGtagtttttcatctttatatccctGCTTTATTAGTATATGTGCAATTAAgtgtttgttgagttgaattgaattaaaagttGTTAAGGGAGATAATCTACCATGAACTATAAGGTATAGTTTTCCCCTTACATTCTAAATAACCAGTTCTGGTCTAAGAGAGAGACAGGGCTTGGGGAgaggagcgggggggggggggggggggggggagagttgCTTCATATCTTTCTTCAAGGAACCTGGAAATACCTCTTTCTCCTCAAGGAAAGCAAATACAGGAGCTTTTGTACTCCCTGGCTATTCCTCTACTCTTCTGCTTTGCATAGATAAGGAAAACTGGGGCCCTGAGAGCAGAGGTCCAAAAAATAAACTAAGACTTTCCCTGTGTTTAGCTCAAACAGCCCACGCAGAGTGAATAGATCACTTGTAGTTGAGGCACAAAGAAGATAGCTAACTGCTGAGAGATGAGCAGAGCTTGGCAGGCTCTGACACTAACTCAGTCCAAAGCTTGAGGACAAATCCTCAGGAAGAGCTTTGCTACAGCCAAGATTCAAggtgaattaataaatgaaaaaggacTAATGGAATTCTGCCATAGACCTCTTAAAAGTTGATATAAAATATCTTACGAAATAGGTTATACcgaattttttttgtgcagcaagataattatataaatatgtatacatatattgatttaacatatattttttagcatatttaacatgtattacattaccatctaggggagggattggggggaaggaggggaaaattcggaaaataagattttgcaagggtcaatgttgaaaaattacccatgcatatgatttgtcaataaaaagctttcatttaaaaaaaagaaagaaaaaggaagaaaaaaaataggatatagtttttacctgtgatttcatagaaatagagaacttttggtaaggaaatttcctctaccaatagAAATCCACATGTTCTCTGAAACCTAGCCTCTTAAAGTTTTCTAAAATATTGGATATtaattgacttacccaggatcatatatTCTGAGTCACAAGTTATATGTAAAAAGACTTAGATATAAATCTTCTAGGTCTTGAAGCCAGTTCCCTTATCTCCTATCACAAGCTGCCTCtcacatctttaaaaataaaaactaaaattaaaatcaagGTGATTTAGGAGTATTAACTTTGAAATCAGCATGCCAGGTTTCAATCCTAACTCAGCTGTATGAGTTTATACAAGTAACTCGACCTCTCTAgttacagtttcctcatctatcagaTGAGGCTGCTCCAATTTGATGACTTCTAAATTCATAGAGTTTAAGATCCAAAATTCTGTGagtatatgaatttaaaaaaaacacaaaccttTCTCAAAACTCAATAGACACTTAAGAGAATTAGTTagctgaaaattttatttctaatgagTATCCCACTGATTAAttccaaagagaagaaaataaaatgcccaTCATTTCTTTATTGCCATATACTTTTCCAAAAACTTTCTCTAACATTATATCCTTTAGCCTAGATTGTATATTTGACATATCTGGGTGTTCCAAATGCCAGATCCTATTATTCTTTCTATATccccattcttttcctttcctcccaaatacaaaataaattaattggcAGGAGCAGGGCAAGATGTCATCATTCAAATCAGCACATGCAATTTATCAAGTACTTTTTGTTCCCACTGAGCATCAATATCTCTGTAGgcataaatttcattttcaattaagTTACTGTGtttcttcttttggttttctAAATGATTTTGTTGAACAGTCCTCAAAATTGTGTTTAACTGAAGTTTTACAGAATATATCTCAGACCCTCAGAGTATCATAGATTTTTTACATCAGGAAACACTAGAGAGATAATCTGATCCAACttccccattttagagaaaaagaaacttgAGTATCAGGGAGCTCGTGACTTGCCCATGATGATACAACTAAAATCATACATATCTCTCTAAATATGGTAGTAGAGCAGATTCATACATTCAGAATGATAAAAGTCCAATGCCTTACTATTTACTGGATTAAGGCTGTTAACCAATTAGTGTTTGAATATGTTGGTATGAATGCAGCAATACCTGATTTACAGAAGGAAtgctttaaaagaatgaaaagacaaCATAGTCTCTGGACTCAAAGTGAGGTTTAgcaatgtctgactctttgtggccccatttggggttttcttggcaaacatactggagtgatttgccatgtccttctccagtttatttgacagatgaggaaactgaggcaaaaagggttaagtgattgtccagggtcacacaaactAGGAAGCagttgaggtcagatttgaactctcagAGATCCACTTAGTTGCACCAGCTGTACTTGTATTCAAATCATGTCTTTGCCTCTTACTTCCTGTATGTCTTTATACAAGTCCCCCAACCTCCCTGGACCACATTTCTTCATCCATAGAATAAAAggtttagactagatgatttctgaaattTCTCTAAATAATACGGCCCTATCAATGTGAGGCTTAATACAATTGAGTTTTGCAGTTAGTtgacatttgctttttttgttattgttatacatatgcattaattttttttttacatatttcctcatgaatcatgttgggagagaaaagtcagaacaaaaggggaaaaccatgagagggggaaaaacagaaaaaaaaggggggaagtgaacacagcatgttgATTTAAatttagtctctatagttctctctttggatacaaatggcatttcccatccaaagtttattgggctAGTCTTGGATccctgaatcactgagaaaaaccaggtttatcataattgatcattgcacaatcttgctgttactatgtacaatgttttcctggttcagcTTATTTCaacatcacttcatataaatctttccaggcctttctaaaaccagcttgttcatctttttttataaaataatatttcattactttcacaaaccataatttattcagccattccccaaatgatgggcatcaactcattttctgacatttttctatttaaacataaaaattatttttcttttaaacattcttaatgaaaatcttttggagattatatttttctctgcCTTATGAGAGTATACTTTACATAatttaactttttgttgataATGTAAAGTCATCATTACAAACATGAATTATTAACCTCAGAGGTTTTTGAAGAATAgagctgtttattttttttttactaagtggATCCAATTGCAGtgctcttaatttttatttctgtctgaTCCTTTAAGGTCAGATTGTCAGCTCTCACTATCATTGCTGGCAATGAAAAGGGAAACCTGTCTCTTTTGCCTTTAGCTATTAACacttaaatttgcttctttctaTGTACTGTGGGttgaaatgacaaatgtttacttaaaatataataaattcattagAATGAAGCCTAACAATATCCCctaattttcagttttaatgAACTTTTAGATTTCAATTTGATTCCTTCAGATTTCCTATAGCCCAGTTCTTCACAATGTTCTAAAGGAATGAATCTCCTACAGTCTGATTCCCAGATAAGTGGACATTAATTATATGCACCATCCCTGTTCTAATGTACCTCCAGTCAGGTAATTTGATTCACACACAGTATAGTTTGcatttttggaaaaatagaacaagAGATAGTTTTGTTGAAATACAACAATGCAGAGTCAAAGTTTAGTTCTCAGCACTATGAAAACACCAGATTCAAATGTTTTCAGTATAGAATAGTAGGAAAAACAACCAGAGAAGCACTTAGACATTCAGCATGTTTGTTTTTAGCaagtttatttttgaaagataGTTTTTTCTGATGTGCACCTTTATCTAAGGATTTCCCTTATCCTTCCCCACAACATttcatattacattttatttctgaTAGAATGAAGATTTACCAAAACAACATTCTgtatattttccattaaaaaaattattttctcttaggAATTAATATATAGCTACTTTTGACTAAGGATAAATTACCTAAAGCCCCAAAGAGcttctaaatttcaaaataacGATCACATAGGGAAAGCTGGTGATCTTTTTTTACAAAGTCTCCCCTGGTTTATAAGCTAGATGTACTTATTGCCTAAGCTATGAAGCTACTTCTTCATTCAATAATATTTACTGATTCCttactttgtacatattattATTGCAGATTAGACATTATTCCTTTATAAATTGATCCATGCAAGATGTAACTCAAAGTTACATTTTTGATTCAGTTAAAGTATTTAGTAGATAGAAAGATTGATATTGCTTCCAAGGATGCTCAATATAGTGATTAATTACTGAAAGAATCTAATTCAGCATTAAGTACTGTTAAGAATGATGTTAGGACTAGATTTTTGCCAGCAGCTATTTAAATAAGTTAAGGAAACACAGGTTCTTCAACCAAACTAGGatgcaagagaaaaaaagacaacaaatatGAGTCaaagttttcagaaaaattgGAAGTATGCCCCATAGCTTTGAAATTTCACTTCCTCAGGCTCACTGCCATCATTGGTAGGTAATTTTTTTGTAGGATCCAATATTTTGCAACCTATTTTGGGTATTTTGTTGCAATTATTGGGAGGGTGATTCaagaaactttaaaagttttctaAGGGGTAACTAAcactaaaggaagaaaaaaagaaagagagaaagaataggaaagaaagaaagaaataccagGCTCTCCTGTACCTATAACAAAGGAAACCAAGACATATCACTAAAGCCTCACCAATTACACTGTCCATCAACCATAAGACACAACTTCATAGGACATTAGGCTTTCTGAGTGCAGATGCTTATTTACACCATGACTCCTCTCAAGTTATTCTTTTCTACATTTAACACGTTCTCTTTCCAGGTCACATCTTATATGTTCTCATGTGTACTTTAAagataaacattattttaatcacttacataatcaaaaatatattaccttactttttcttcctaaaggctgtttttttttttttttaacatccatttATTTGGTCCCTCTTTATCTTACCTACTTAACAGaaacattgaaaaataaattttctcccATAGATCAAAAAGGGACTCCTTAAAGGGATTAAGGCCGACTCCAGAAACCATTTACCTATCTCCTCTCCACTTTACAGAAATCATTTAGCTGCACTTTACTCCTTGGAAATGAAGCTAGTGATAGTAGCCAAGTTTTCCCAAATTGGCTATTCCTGTGATTATTAAAATATGTCACTTCTATAAAACTCAGTTatataataaaaagcaataaaattataagatttaaataaataaataaaataccttATGTGGTGTTAAAATAAAAGGTAGAAAAGCTAATTTctcaataaaattacattctttGGTGTACCAGTTTCTACAACATATAGACAATGCTGCCCTCTAAAGGGTAGAATGTGTCATATCCTTTAGTTAATAAAGAGGGAATTTTACATCAATTATGCCTTCCCCTTATAATGACCTGTCACTTTCCCAGTTAACTCATCTTTTCCAATGGATGCTGATTGCCTTTGAGCTTGACAGGTGACACAAAAAGGGAACCTTTCCTTGGGCTGCACACTAAATACTGGAGTGATAACTTTGGGGAATCCTTGAAATCATTAGGTCAGGATGGGTAAATTAAGTCTATAGCCACTCTAAGGGGTCTTCTCTAAACCCAAAATGAACTCTTAAACAGAGAAAGCTGGGGGGGAAAAAGAGTTAGGTTAGTTTCAGATACCTTCCTTGAACTCTGAAACAGAGacttttgtttatttgaattgTGGGGAGTATGGTCATAAAGAGCTAGCAGATGGAAGTCCTCTTTGACCTTTGTAACTGGGCTTTTGTTTTAGATCCTTTGGGGTTTTTTAGAATCAAAAAGGGGGAGGTATTAGATCTGCCCTGCTCATTAAGACATCTTAGGGGTCTTTCAATTACTTTGAACTTGAAATGAAGTCCTTTAACTAACCTGACTGAAGAAGTCTCCCAAACCCTCTTTGGTATGGACCAGTATCCTCAAGGCAGAACTAGAGTCATCTTGAAAGTCCAGGTAATTCTACAACTACTGGGTTCTCAGGGAAGAACTAACTAGCTTTTGGCTGGCATTGGTGACTAGGAAACTTTTGATGGTGACAGGAAAACATTTTGCTAGCACACAATACATAAGCGTCGCCCATTCACATGTGCTACTACTAAACATGGAAAAAGTCTCCAGCACTAAATCCCCGTCCTTTTCCTTACAGGATATCACAGTGTTTAAGAAAATAACGGCTATGAGGATCCACCCATTTCAAGTCATATATTCAGAAAACCTCAGTGTTACACAGAATCTCAGAAATCCAATTCATACTCAAAGTACACATCCCTTTTACAACAAGAGTCacgtttggttttttctttccattctttgtgTACAACTATCCATCTCAATTCAGCTCCAAGGTTTTTGATCTCAAAAAATCATCCCTCCATATTTGTCCAGAGAGTCCTTTGAGTCCAAAGCAGGGTTTTCATGTTTGGTTTTTGCATAGAGTTGTACTCTCGATTCCAGCTGCTGACTGAGTTCATCCAGGGCAGTGGTGCAGGACTCCAGGCTCTCGGCCAATTTCTGAATCTTGGCCTTCAGTACGGCCTGGCTAACCTTCGTGGCCCCTTCTGCATGCCTGGGGATGAGAAAGCCACGTGAGCCGAAGAACACGATAAAATAGACCGAATTATACAGAGCAATGGAAGCCTTCTTCCCAGACTGCAGAAGTTGGAAATCCAGACAACCCTGTCCCCGGCAAAAGAAATCCAAGCATCCTAAAATTTCCCTCATCTGATCCTGGCAAATTGCCGCAATATCCTGCACCTTTCTCAGCTCTCTGGAGTTACGAAACATCAGGGACAGGTCGGAACTGAGGGTAACTGCCCCTCCGGCAGTGGCCACACCCAGGCCCACTGCAGAGGCCAGAAGAGAGGTCCCTAGAGTGATGGGACTTAAGGACAGCCCCACAATGGCCGTGATGGCTCCAGCTGCACTCAGGGAACTGCCTGTGATGTACGCCAACAGCGACCGTTTGCGAAGCTTTTCGATCTTTCGGATGATGTCCCGGAGGCTCCGGATTTGGCCGTGGAGTCTACTCCTTCTATCCAACAACAACACCTGGAAACTGCGAAGAGAATCCACAGCTTGGGGCTGGGGGACAATCAGCCTTTCCATGACACTATTAAGAAATAGATAAAGGATCAATGCAAAGATTGGTATGCAATGATAGTCATTATCTTTATGATTGCCATCAGCAATGTTCTCCCCGAGACAggaaaaacttgtgttccaatcctAACTCCTAGGACCCCTAGGAAATCTTAATCTCTATaagcctgagtttcctcatttgtacaatggaaataatgatattgTATTCTCAAAGGATGACTATGAAGTTCAAAAGTgggaaatatatgtaaaaaagcacttagaaatattaatatactataaaaAGTCACCAATACAGGCCATGATTCCTGAAGACTGTAGAGAACTTtcaggtggggaaaaaaaaaatctacaatcaAAGCGGATCAACAAATGccctgcaatttatagtcttagacaGTTGCCTGGGGGACACTAAAAATCCACAGGATTTAACATAACTAGCTGTCACAATCAGAAACAGGACTTAAA contains these protein-coding regions:
- the APOLD1 gene encoding apolipoprotein L domain-containing protein 1; the protein is MCWAAQLAGHFPVCHILRDKAAWGQRQEMAYSWNEATFSQGSYWFFLTIKYTHPETAQDFSFLEAPRSKEGVMERLIVPQPQAVDSLRSFQVLLLDRRSRLHGQIRSLRDIIRKIEKLRKRSLLAYITGSSLSAAGAITAIVGLSLSPITLGTSLLASAVGLGVATAGGAVTLSSDLSLMFRNSRELRKVQDIAAICQDQMREILGCLDFFCRGQGCLDFQLLQSGKKASIALYNSVYFIVFFGSRGFLIPRHAEGATKVSQAVLKAKIQKLAESLESCTTALDELSQQLESRVQLYAKTKHENPALDSKDSLDKYGGMIF